In Flagellatimonas centrodinii, a single window of DNA contains:
- a CDS encoding ribbon-helix-helix domain-containing protein, which produces MRSTQQLSITLPNEMADAIREKVASGEYASESEVIRDGLRALLARDRAVALWLREQVAPAYDAVKATPSRVKTASQVRETVAKAARRPRGK; this is translated from the coding sequence ATGCGATCAACCCAGCAACTCAGCATCACCCTGCCGAATGAGATGGCCGACGCCATTCGTGAAAAGGTGGCATCGGGCGAGTACGCGAGCGAAAGCGAAGTGATCCGTGACGGCTTGCGTGCGCTGTTGGCGCGGGATCGGGCCGTGGCCCTCTGGCTTCGTGAGCAGGTTGCGCCGGCATACGATGCGGTGAAGGCAACGCCATCGCGAGTGAAGACCGCATCGCAGGTGCGTGAGACGGTCGCCAAAGCCGCCCGGCGTCCCCGCGGGAAGTGA
- a CDS encoding type II toxin-antitoxin system RelE/ParE family toxin — protein sequence MDRYLVVFTPEAEAQLEALYHHLAVEGFPQVAARYVDAVIDHCEKLELFPVRGLLRDDIRPGLRLTNYRKHTIIAFTIEADRVVIVGVFHGGQNYEAALADE from the coding sequence ATGGATCGCTACCTGGTCGTTTTTACACCGGAAGCGGAGGCACAGCTTGAGGCGCTCTACCACCACTTGGCGGTAGAAGGGTTCCCGCAGGTTGCGGCGCGATATGTGGATGCCGTGATCGATCACTGCGAGAAACTGGAGCTGTTCCCGGTGCGAGGGCTATTGCGTGACGACATCCGTCCGGGACTGAGGCTGACCAACTATCGAAAGCACACCATCATCGCGTTCACCATTGAGGCTGATCGCGTGGTGATCGTCGGCGTGTTCCACGGCGGCCAGAACTATGAGGCAGCCCTTGCGGATGAGTAG
- a CDS encoding NYN domain-containing protein — protein MPTLLIDGHNLLYATWALFGAHWEDEHPRRAAREALIAWLLSRLEGEGLDTALYFDGPAASVAARSPSLAVVYSGGEGAQRADAAILRHLARLSADARAAPVTVVTRDLKLARRARKRGAVVVDPVAFCTGLGGLPPDAAAATGTSVSVTRSTPVPPPPAAPE, from the coding sequence ATGCCCACCCTCCTCATAGACGGCCACAACTTGCTCTATGCCACCTGGGCCTTGTTCGGGGCACATTGGGAAGATGAGCACCCGCGGCGGGCGGCGCGTGAGGCGCTGATCGCGTGGTTGCTGAGTCGTTTGGAGGGGGAGGGGCTGGACACCGCCCTGTACTTCGACGGACCTGCCGCGAGCGTGGCGGCGCGGTCACCTTCGCTGGCGGTGGTCTACTCCGGTGGCGAAGGCGCCCAGCGCGCGGACGCGGCCATCCTGCGGCATCTGGCGCGGCTGTCGGCGGATGCCCGGGCCGCTCCGGTGACCGTGGTCACCCGTGACCTCAAGCTGGCCCGCCGTGCCCGTAAGCGTGGCGCGGTGGTGGTGGACCCGGTGGCGTTCTGTACGGGGCTCGGTGGGCTGCCGCCGGACGCGGCAGCGGCAACCGGCACCAGCGTCAGCGTAACGCGATCAACACCAGTGCCACCGCCGCCGGCAGCGCCTGAATGA
- a CDS encoding DUF1304 domain-containing protein, whose protein sequence is MDLIIAVIVGLIAVLHLYFLTLEMFLWDKPAGRRAFGLSAEEAATTKVLAANQGLYNGFLAAGLIWGLYLGRAGTDITVFFLLCVLAAGLFGAATASRKILFIQALPAAVALVLIALR, encoded by the coding sequence ATGGACCTCATCATCGCTGTCATCGTCGGCCTGATCGCCGTCCTCCACCTCTATTTCCTGACACTGGAAATGTTCCTGTGGGACAAACCGGCGGGACGCCGCGCCTTCGGACTGAGCGCCGAAGAGGCCGCCACCACCAAAGTGCTGGCCGCCAACCAGGGCCTGTACAACGGCTTTCTTGCTGCCGGGTTGATCTGGGGGCTTTACCTCGGCCGCGCCGGCACCGACATCACCGTGTTCTTCCTGCTGTGCGTGCTGGCCGCCGGCCTGTTCGGCGCCGCCACCGCCAGCCGCAAGATCCTGTTCATTCAGGCGCTGCCGGCGGCGGTGGCACTGGTGTTGATCGCGTTACGCTGA
- the cysS gene encoding cysteine--tRNA ligase, which translates to MHLHNTLTGRKDVFTPLDPNRVTMYVCGPTVYSYAHIGNARPAVVFDVLSRVLRARYPRVDYVRNITDIDDKINAAAVKEGVDIRVITDRYAAAYHEDLAALGVARPDFEPRVTEHLPQILDMIGRLVDSGHAYAAEGHVLFHTRGFADYGQLSKRDEQSLMAGARVEVAPYKRHAGDFVLWKPSSEDQPGWDSPWGRGRPGWHIECSAMAEALLGETIDIHGGGHDLIFPHHENENAQSVCAHGGKAFARYWVHNGFLNVNSEKMSKSIGNVLLVRKLLEQAPGEAIRLVLLTAHYRQPLDWTDDVLAEASKKLDRLYGALRDLADVTATPNRPAPAAFVAALEDDLNTPQALAVLFELSRDANKATTPDARAAAKADLLAAGRLLGLLQGDPADWFAHGDAAEGLSPALEAMLAERVAARAARDWAASDRLRDALAAEGILVEDSKDGQRWRRA; encoded by the coding sequence ATGCACCTTCATAACACCCTGACGGGCCGCAAGGACGTCTTCACCCCGCTCGACCCCAATCGCGTGACGATGTATGTCTGCGGCCCTACCGTGTACAGCTACGCGCATATCGGTAACGCGCGGCCGGCGGTGGTGTTCGACGTGCTGTCGCGGGTGCTGCGGGCGCGTTATCCGCGGGTCGATTACGTGCGCAACATCACCGACATCGACGACAAGATCAACGCCGCCGCGGTGAAGGAAGGCGTGGATATCCGCGTCATCACCGACCGCTATGCCGCGGCCTATCACGAGGACCTGGCCGCCCTCGGCGTGGCACGACCGGACTTCGAGCCACGGGTCACCGAGCACCTGCCGCAGATCCTCGACATGATCGGCCGTCTGGTCGACAGCGGGCACGCCTACGCCGCCGAGGGCCATGTGCTGTTCCACACCCGCGGCTTCGCCGACTACGGCCAACTGTCCAAGCGCGACGAGCAGAGCCTGATGGCCGGTGCCCGGGTCGAGGTGGCCCCTTACAAGCGGCACGCCGGCGACTTCGTGCTGTGGAAACCCTCCAGCGAGGATCAGCCCGGCTGGGACTCGCCCTGGGGCCGCGGTCGCCCGGGCTGGCACATCGAATGCTCGGCCATGGCCGAAGCGCTGCTCGGCGAGACCATCGACATCCATGGCGGCGGCCATGACCTGATCTTTCCGCACCACGAAAACGAGAACGCCCAGAGCGTCTGCGCCCACGGCGGCAAAGCCTTCGCCCGCTACTGGGTGCACAACGGCTTTCTCAACGTCAACAGCGAGAAGATGAGCAAGTCCATCGGCAACGTGCTGCTGGTACGCAAGCTGCTGGAACAGGCGCCCGGCGAAGCCATCCGCCTGGTGCTGCTCACCGCCCACTACCGCCAGCCGCTGGACTGGACCGACGACGTGCTCGCCGAGGCCAGCAAGAAACTGGACCGCCTCTACGGCGCCCTGCGCGATCTCGCCGACGTCACCGCCACCCCCAACCGTCCCGCCCCGGCCGCCTTCGTTGCCGCGCTGGAAGACGACCTCAACACCCCGCAGGCCCTGGCCGTGCTGTTCGAGCTATCGCGTGACGCCAACAAGGCCACCACGCCGGACGCCCGCGCCGCCGCCAAGGCCGACCTGCTGGCCGCCGGTCGACTGCTGGGCCTGCTGCAGGGCGACCCGGCGGACTGGTTTGCCCACGGCGATGCTGCCGAGGGCCTGTCCCCGGCGCTGGAGGCCATGCTCGCCGAACGCGTCGCCGCCCGCGCCGCCCGCGACTGGGCTGCCTCCGATCGTCTGCGCGATGCCCTGGCGGCAGAGGGCATCCTGGTGGAGGACAGCAAGGACGGGCAGCGCTGGCGGCGGGCCTGA
- a CDS encoding LEA type 2 family protein translates to MQRTLLMLTALLLSGCALMQQLVETPTLRVANVSMASGGLMEQVVTFEFLVDNPNPFRLPVAGMAYTLELGGVEVGRGEQSQGITLPANGTARWPVTFRINGFKLAQGLLERGNLKDLDYRLFGSFRFSDSTGVPGLPFDKRGLIGG, encoded by the coding sequence GTGCAAAGAACGCTGCTGATGTTGACCGCCCTGCTGCTGTCCGGCTGCGCACTGATGCAGCAGTTGGTGGAGACGCCGACACTGCGGGTCGCCAATGTCAGCATGGCCAGTGGCGGGCTGATGGAACAGGTGGTGACCTTCGAGTTTCTGGTCGACAACCCGAATCCGTTCCGGCTGCCGGTGGCAGGCATGGCGTACACGCTGGAGCTGGGCGGCGTCGAGGTCGGCCGGGGCGAGCAGTCGCAGGGCATCACCCTGCCGGCGAATGGCACGGCCCGTTGGCCGGTCACCTTCCGCATCAACGGCTTCAAGCTGGCGCAGGGGCTGCTCGAGCGGGGCAACCTGAAGGATCTCGACTACCGTCTGTTCGGCAGTTTCCGTTTCAGCGACTCAACCGGCGTGCCGGGCCTGCCGTTCGACAAGCGCGGGCTGATTGGCGGCTGA
- a CDS encoding MBL fold metallo-hydrolase produces the protein MSAEHHHRGRFRNPHNRDPHSGAGLLKFLGQWARSRPSGAPPVSCRPDLAFLAGNRSVRTATWIGHASFLIQLDGLNILTDPHLSPRASPVQWAGPERLLPPALTHEQIPPVDVVLISHNHYDHLDAATVRWLAMAHSPLFIVPLGNAPLLRRLGAQRVEELDWWGLHRRGGLNVRLVPAQHFSGRGAGDRNATLWGGFVFEADGAKVYFAGDTGYSPDFADIGRRLGPIDLSLIPIGAYDPRQFMRPMHIDPEEAVQIHLDVRSKRSLAMHWGTFRLTLEPLDEPPVRLGRARAAAGLADSAFTVPVPGETLTW, from the coding sequence ATGTCTGCCGAGCATCACCACCGTGGCCGTTTCCGCAACCCCCATAACCGCGATCCGCACAGTGGGGCCGGTCTGCTGAAGTTTCTCGGCCAGTGGGCGCGGTCGCGGCCCAGCGGGGCGCCGCCGGTGAGCTGCCGACCGGATCTCGCGTTCCTCGCCGGCAACCGTTCGGTGCGCACCGCCACCTGGATCGGCCATGCCAGCTTTCTGATCCAGCTCGACGGGCTCAACATCCTCACCGACCCCCACCTGTCGCCGCGTGCCTCGCCGGTGCAATGGGCGGGGCCGGAGCGCCTGCTGCCACCGGCACTGACGCATGAGCAGATCCCGCCGGTGGATGTGGTGCTGATCTCGCACAACCACTACGACCATCTCGATGCCGCCACCGTGCGCTGGCTGGCGATGGCGCACAGCCCGCTGTTCATCGTGCCACTCGGCAACGCACCGCTGCTGCGCCGGCTGGGCGCGCAACGGGTGGAGGAGCTGGACTGGTGGGGGCTGCATCGGCGCGGCGGGCTGAACGTACGGTTGGTGCCAGCCCAGCATTTTTCCGGCCGCGGGGCGGGAGATCGCAATGCCACGCTGTGGGGTGGTTTCGTGTTCGAGGCGGACGGCGCCAAGGTGTATTTCGCCGGCGATACCGGCTATAGCCCCGACTTCGCCGACATCGGCCGCCGTCTGGGGCCGATCGACCTGTCGTTGATCCCGATTGGCGCCTACGACCCGCGGCAGTTCATGCGGCCCATGCACATCGATCCGGAAGAGGCCGTCCAGATTCACCTGGACGTGCGCAGCAAGCGTTCGCTGGCGATGCACTGGGGCACCTTCCGGCTGACGCTGGAACCGCTGGATGAGCCGCCGGTGCGGTTGGGTCGGGCGCGTGCAGCTGCGGGCCTGGCCGACAGCGCCTTCACGGTGCCGGTGCCCGGCGAAACGCTGACCTGGTGA
- a CDS encoding aminopeptidase, translating into MRRTTLALSTLPLLALTGCMRMGYYGHLAQGQWALLQARVPISTLLADRDTDPALAARLGLVLDARRFAVTDLGLPDNGSYTQYADLHRDAVVWNVFATPRYSLVPREVCHPLVGCMAYQGFFDLSRAERQARKLAADGLDVHVAPVPAYSTLGWFDDPVLNTMMGWSNAQLVGTVFHELAHQQVFVPDDTAFNESYASFVEDAGLAAWLSQRQLNEPDWHLLRGRRHDFVSAVLETRARLAADYERYRDQPVRLEAARNAAFNDLRNRCDALRATWGGWRGYDHWFDGELNNAKLLPFGLYDAWTGAFATLFRDSGEDWPRFHAAVAALAEQPAEARQQALQDLLAAD; encoded by the coding sequence ATGCGCCGCACCACCCTCGCTCTGTCGACACTGCCACTGTTGGCCCTGACCGGCTGCATGCGGATGGGCTACTACGGCCACCTGGCGCAGGGCCAGTGGGCACTACTGCAGGCGCGCGTGCCGATCAGCACCCTGCTGGCCGATCGCGACACCGATCCGGCACTCGCTGCACGTCTCGGACTGGTGCTGGACGCCCGCCGCTTCGCCGTCACCGATCTCGGCCTGCCCGATAACGGCAGCTACACCCAGTACGCCGACCTGCACCGCGACGCGGTGGTATGGAACGTGTTCGCCACCCCGCGCTATAGCCTGGTGCCGCGCGAGGTGTGTCATCCGCTGGTGGGGTGTATGGCCTACCAGGGCTTCTTCGACCTGTCGCGCGCCGAGCGGCAGGCCCGCAAGCTGGCGGCGGACGGACTGGATGTCCACGTCGCCCCGGTGCCGGCCTACTCCACCCTCGGCTGGTTCGACGACCCGGTGCTCAACACCATGATGGGCTGGAGCAATGCCCAGCTGGTGGGCACGGTGTTTCATGAACTGGCGCATCAACAGGTGTTCGTGCCGGACGACACCGCGTTCAACGAGTCGTATGCGAGCTTTGTCGAAGATGCCGGTCTGGCAGCCTGGCTCTCGCAGCGCCAGCTGAACGAGCCCGACTGGCATCTGTTACGCGGCCGTCGCCATGACTTCGTGTCTGCCGTGCTGGAGACCCGCGCCCGGCTGGCGGCCGACTACGAACGCTATCGGGACCAGCCGGTGCGGCTGGAAGCCGCACGCAATGCCGCCTTCAACGACCTCCGCAACCGTTGTGACGCACTGCGCGCCACCTGGGGGGGCTGGCGCGGCTACGATCACTGGTTCGACGGGGAGCTGAACAATGCCAAGCTGCTGCCGTTCGGCCTCTACGACGCCTGGACCGGCGCCTTCGCTACGCTGTTCCGCGACAGCGGCGAAGACTGGCCGCGTTTCCATGCGGCGGTAGCGGCGCTGGCGGAACAACCGGCCGAGGCGCGCCAGCAGGCACTGCAGGATCTGCTGGCCGCCGACTGA